A single Bufo bufo chromosome 6, aBufBuf1.1, whole genome shotgun sequence DNA region contains:
- the DNAI2 gene encoding dynein intermediate chain 2, axonemal produces MEIVYVYTRKRSEFGRQCNFSDRPAELHVDILPDPSQALNFIERNPCDIGIQCAHNMSEHEVNTERFAMEVRGINHVEGGWPKDISPQEMEQTSRYRKKVEKDDHYITTITQLGNVMEHCIKQNNSINIYEEYFEEEEELEGMDEAPSAKTINVFRDPNEIKRTATHLSWHPDGGRKLAVAYSCLEFQRAPKDMSYDSYIWDIENPNKPELTLKPVSPLVSLEYNPKDSHILVGGCYNGQISYWDTRKGGQPVELSVIEHSHRDPVYKVIWLQSKTGTECFSTSTDGQVLWWDLRKMSEPTEKLILDITKKGNLDLALGGIALEFEPTIPTKFMVGTEQGMVISCNRKAKTPAEKIVCTYSGHHGPIYAVQRNPFFPKNFLTVGDWTARIWSEDSRESSIMWTKYHTSYLTDAAWSPVRPSVFLTTKMDGTLDVWDYLFKQNNPSLSLKVCDEALYSLRFQDNGRFVACGSKMGLTTLLELSPGLCTMQRNEKNIATAMFERETKREKILEARHREMRLKERSKAEPSKEEETKDDKPEENMEELIAKAEKEFFEIIEAERKRREQEVKKQAGDEDQEKEVSEEKEIHLQA; encoded by the exons ATGGAGATCGTCTACGTCTACACGCGGAAACGCAGCGAATTTGGGCGACAATGCAACTTTTCGGATCGCCCAGCAGAGCTGCACGTGGACATACTGCCCGACCCCTCCCAGGCACTGAACTTCATAGAGAGGAACCCCTGTGACATTGGCATCCAGTGCGCCCACAACATGTCCGAGCACGAG GTGAACACAGAAAGGTTCGCAATGGAGGTGCGAGGAATAAACCACGTGGAAGGCGGCTGGCCGAAAGACATTAGCCCACAAGAAATGGAACAAACCTCTCGTTACAGGAAGAAAGTGGAGAAGGACGACCATTATATCACCACCATCACTCAGCTCGGCAAT GTGATGGAGCACTGCATCAAGCAGAACAACTCCATCAATATTTACGAGGAGTACtttgaagaagaggaggagctggaagGAATGGACGAGGCGCCTTCTGCCAAGACCATTAACGTGTTCAG AGACCCCAATGAGATCAAGCGCACAGCCACGCATCTCTCCTGGCACCCTGATGGTGGCAGGAAGCTGGCAGTGGCATATTCCTGTCTGGAGTTCCAGAGGGCCCCCAAAGACATGAGCTATGACTCTTATATCTGGGACATTG AGAATCCAAACAAGCCGGAGCTGACCCTAAAGCCTGTGTCGCCTCTGGTCAGCTTGGAATACAACCCCAAGGACTCGCACATCCTGGTCGGAGGATGCTACAATGGACAGATCA GTTATTGGGACACCCGGAAAGGTGGACAACCGGTGGAGCTGTCTGTCATCGAACATAGTCACCGCGATCCTGTGTACAAGGTCATATGGCTGCAGTCAAAAACTGGAACAGAGTGTTTCTCGACTTCCACCGATGGACAG GTCTTATGGTGGGACTTACGAAAGATGAGCGAGCCAACAGAGAAGCTGATCTTGGACATCACAAAGAAAGGGAATCTTGACTTGGCTTTAGGTGGCATCGCCCTAGAGTTTGAGCCAACCATC CCAACCAAGTTTATGGTGGGGACAGAACAAGGCATGGTGATATCCTGCAACCGAAAGGCCAAGACCCCTGCTGAAAAGATTGTGTGCACTTACAGCGGTCACCATGGCCCCATTTATGCAGTACAGAGGAATCCATTCTTCCCCAAAAATTTCCTGACAGTAGGAGACTGGACGGCTCGCATTTGGTCAGAAGACTCTCGGGAGTCCTCCATCATGTGGACTAA GTATCACACAAGTTACCTAACAGATGCCGCCTGGAGTCCAGTACGACCTTCTGTGTTCCTTACCACCAAGATGGATGGGACCTTAGATGTTTGGGACTATTTATTCAAGCAGAACAACCCCTCCCTGAGCCTGAAG GTTTGTGATGAGGCACTCTACAGCCTTCGCTTCCAAGATAATGGCCGGTTTGTAGCTTGCGGCTCTAAGATGGGTCTGACAACTCTGCTGGAGCTGTCTCCTGGACTGTGCACAATGCAGAGAAATGAGAAGAACATCGCCACTGCT ATGTTTGAAAGAGAGACAAAACGAGAGAAGATCTTGGAGGCTCGACACCGCGAGATGCGTCTGAAGGAGCGGAGCAAAGCTGAGCCGAGCAAAGAGGAGGAAACCAAGGATGATAAACCTGAGGAGAACATGGAGGAGTTGATCGCCAAGGCTGAGAAGGAATTCTTTGAGATCATCGAGGCTGAGCGCAAGCGAAGAGAGCAGGAAGTGAAGAAGCAGGCAGGGGACGAGGACCAG GAAAAGGAAGTGTCGGAGGAGAAGGAGATCCACTTGCAG GCCTGA